A window from Apostichopus japonicus isolate 1M-3 chromosome 2, ASM3797524v1, whole genome shotgun sequence encodes these proteins:
- the LOC139978653 gene encoding uncharacterized protein — protein MATLSLVLVFAFIAGISGQPNPQPSIIYYDVGTSINNIVGATVTPVVNSTAGSSGRKSCFDGTDIYYTAGDSVFKITDTDTDTLIYTAPAGRTLKSIACRCNLLAVSLCDDSDNTFVIIITTNPVEDVIDLTFGVEGRAAIEFSTEGDCYFIVCTILKTRIYNCNDLAGDPMHMTAITLERQPRCIACYQDDITGEVYIFVTFDGQTNVQLLYWDGTNPITVSSVSVFTMTRFAQQAARVYCVDVADDYVYFLIATDPGSDNTQYELSRYPIGPWLDGSQNGRDGIEPLGPEGSDGDLSGCVNGLSVCGSACQAPCDSAACGCSAGPPVCGFCFDDAGGGTCQCENSATPNCADPDLAGECRVAIPRIDACCLVKNPLALRRSGGDVCVVGVTTVAGTIEVDRAARTGRWLKLPIHTVKSNAVSSPYYDGFSAAVPPKARGRRFGVYRAYFDPDDDSKLEEWIPCIATENSGFVNTLHTYTISQNTSVSLGAELSTNLVRFEPSLRWRCTTFGGHVPNAPVPVPSCDGKLYCPVSGSEQSDSIYEVYRPGREKLTWHPLFYLFVRSCDDGLFGADCALTCGTCVNGVCDDVNGLCNCYPGFTGDECDEACAAGQIGKGCTYACSDVFPGSDCSNILICNPGKVGCKCYPGLQAPDCIKPCDAGYWGSNCQSTCTDPCDPRTGVPM, from the exons ATGGCTACCTTAAGCCTAGTACTAGTTTTTGCTTTCATTGCAGGGATATCGG GTCAACCCAATCCTCAACCATCCATTATTTACTACGATGTTGGGACGAGTATCAACAACATCGTTGGAGCAACGGTCACTCCTGTTGTAAATTCTACTGCCGGTAGTAGCGGACGGAAATCTTGTTTTGACGGAACCGACATCTACTACACCGCAGGGGATTCTGTTTTCAAGATTACTGATACGGATACTGATACGCTCATCTATACAGCTCCGGCTGGACGAA CTCTCAAATCGATTGCGTGTCGCTGCAACTTGTTAGCGGTGAGCCTTTGTGACGACTCCGACAATACTTTCGTAATCATAATAACGACGAATCCAGTCGAAGATGTCATAGATCTAACTTTTGGAGTAGAGGGCAGGGCTGCCATTGAGTTCTCGACAGAAGGCGATTG TTACTTCATAGTGTGCACTATCTTAAAAACACGAATCTATAACTGCAATGACCTCGCCGGGGATCCAATGCACATGACGGCAATTACTCTGGAGAGACAACCTCGATGCATAGCATGTTACCAAGACGATATAACAG GAGAAGTTTacatatttgtcacatttgacGGTCAAACAAATGTCCAACTACTATACTGGGATGGCACAAATCCAATAACAGTGTCTTCTGTATCAGTATTTACGATGACTAGATTTGCACAGCAGGCTGCACGAGTTTATTGTGTCGATGTTGCAGATGACTACGTGTATTTCCTTATCGCTACCGACCCAGGTAGCGATAATACACAATATGAATTATCCAGGTACCCGATAGGACCTTGGTTAGATGGTTCACAAAATGGACGAGATGGCATAGAACCGTTGGGACCGGAGGGAAGCGACGGTGACCTCTCTGGTTGCGTAAATGGATTGTCTGTGTGTGGCTCAGCCTGTCAAGCTCCATGTG ATTCCGCGGCATGCGGATGCAGTGCAGGTCCCCCTGTATGTGGCTTCTGTTTCGACGATGCGGGCGGTGGTACATGTCAATGCGAGAACTCTGCAACACCGAACTGTGCTGATCCTGACCTTGCAGGCGAATGTCGGG TCGCAATACCACGTATCGATGCCTGCTGCTTGGTTAAAAACCCTCTTGCACTGCGACGAAGTGGAGGTGATGTATGTGTGGTGGGTGTTACGACAGTAGCAGGAACCATCGAAGTTGACAGAGCGGCGCGTACAGGACGATGGCTTAAACTCCccatacatactgtaaagaGCAATGCTGTCTCGTCTCCTTATTATGATGGTTTCTCTGCGGCGGTGCCACCTAAAGCAAGAGGGAGACGCTTCGGGGTTTACCGAGCTTATTTTGATCCAGATGATGACAGTAAACTGGAAGAGTGGATACCATGCATTGCAACCGAAAACAGTG GATTCGTCAACACACTTCATACATACACCATAAGTCAAAACACAAGCGTATCCCTCGGAGCTGAGTTATCCACAAACCTGGTTAGATTTGAACCATCTCTCAGATGGCGTTGCACAACCTTCGGCGGACATGTTCCAAACGCTCCTGTGCCAGTCCCATCATGCGATGGGAAGCTATACTGTCCAGTGTCTGGTAGCGAACAATCCGATAGTATCTATGAAGTTTATCGTCCAGGGAGAGAGAAGCTGACATGGCATCCACTCTTTTATCTCTTTGTTAGAA GTTGTGATGATGGATTGTTTGGTGCTGACTGTGCTCTCACATGTGGTACGTGTGTAAATGGTGTTTGTGATGACGTCAACGGACTTTGTAATTGCTACCCAGGATTTACTGGAGATGAATGCGACGAGG CTTGCGCTGCAGGCCAAATCGGGAAAGGTTGTACATACGCGTGCAGTGATGTATTTCCAGGGagtgattgcagtaacattttgATCTGTAACCCCGGCAAGGTCGGGTGTAAATGTTATCCAGGATTACAAGCTCCTGATTGCATTAAGC CTTGTGACGCAGGATATTGGGGTTCTAATTGCCAGAGCACTTGTACTGATCCTTGCGATCCCCGTACGGGGGTGCCAATGTAG